In Paenibacillus guangzhouensis, a single window of DNA contains:
- a CDS encoding acyl-CoA synthetase produces MDYQDWIAPEYYNLTSEMDRHDPNKLALKWLNAAGDYEEITYGKLIQQANQLANGMRELGLRQGDRVLVMVPRRITAYVIYLACLKQGLAIIPSSEMLRAKDLSYRLQHSEARAVIACANGITEVDQINEDLPNLAYRIAAFETRDSAPSHWQILDELIEDKPLSFETVRTHRDDMAILAYTSGTTGNPKGVVHRHGWGYAHLRITNPWLDIHQDDLVWATAAPGWQKWIWSPFVSVLGSGATGFVYDGGFQPNRYLELIQQYQIEVLCCTPTEYRLMAKSMNLSNFNLTSLRSAVSAGEPLNQEVIHSFQQAHQITIRDGYGQTESTLLIGALKDAPFRLGSMGRSISPGLVEVIDAEGNVLPPGEVGDIAVHRNMPALFETYYKDPQKKEANIHGDYFITGDRASKDAEGYFWFEGRGDDIIISSGYTIGPFEVEDALMKHPAVKECAAVASPDEIRGHVVKAFIVLKEHIDGSDELVRELQNHVKHLTAPYKYPRKIEFVDDLPKTSSGKIRRIELREQEKRNADNGNI; encoded by the coding sequence ATGGATTACCAGGATTGGATTGCACCAGAATATTATAATTTGACCTCGGAGATGGATCGTCACGATCCGAACAAGCTTGCGCTCAAATGGCTGAATGCGGCTGGGGACTATGAGGAGATTACATATGGGAAATTGATTCAGCAAGCGAATCAATTAGCGAATGGGATGAGAGAGCTCGGATTACGTCAAGGAGATCGCGTGCTCGTCATGGTTCCTCGACGCATCACGGCCTATGTGATTTATCTCGCTTGCCTGAAGCAAGGGTTGGCTATTATTCCTTCCTCCGAGATGCTGCGTGCGAAGGATCTATCTTATCGCTTGCAGCATTCCGAAGCTCGTGCTGTCATCGCCTGTGCGAACGGTATTACAGAGGTGGATCAGATCAATGAGGATCTTCCTAACTTGGCTTACCGGATTGCGGCCTTCGAGACGCGCGATTCTGCACCATCCCATTGGCAAATTCTAGATGAACTGATCGAGGACAAGCCATTATCTTTCGAGACGGTAAGAACGCATCGGGATGATATGGCTATTCTCGCGTATACATCGGGAACAACAGGCAATCCGAAAGGCGTCGTGCATCGTCATGGCTGGGGATATGCTCATTTGCGAATCACAAACCCTTGGCTAGATATTCATCAGGATGATCTTGTGTGGGCAACTGCGGCGCCAGGTTGGCAGAAATGGATTTGGAGTCCGTTCGTATCTGTTCTTGGTTCCGGTGCGACAGGGTTTGTCTACGATGGAGGATTTCAGCCCAACCGATATTTGGAGCTGATTCAGCAATATCAAATTGAAGTCTTATGCTGCACACCAACGGAATACCGGTTGATGGCGAAATCGATGAACTTGAGTAACTTTAACCTGACTTCACTGCGCAGTGCTGTATCCGCTGGCGAACCGCTGAATCAAGAAGTCATCCATTCGTTCCAACAGGCGCATCAGATAACAATTCGTGATGGTTATGGTCAGACCGAGAGTACGCTATTGATAGGAGCACTGAAAGATGCGCCATTCCGGCTCGGATCAATGGGAAGATCCATTTCGCCAGGATTGGTTGAAGTGATCGATGCGGAAGGCAATGTGTTGCCTCCGGGTGAAGTCGGGGATATCGCGGTTCATCGCAACATGCCTGCATTATTCGAGACATACTACAAGGATCCTCAGAAGAAGGAAGCGAACATCCACGGGGATTACTTCATTACCGGGGACCGCGCTTCCAAAGATGCGGAAGGCTATTTCTGGTTCGAGGGTCGCGGAGATGATATCATCATCAGTTCTGGCTATACGATTGGCCCTTTTGAAGTTGAGGACGCCTTAATGAAGCATCCGGCTGTGAAGGAATGTGCAGCGGTTGCAAGTCCCGATGAGATCCGTGGTCATGTGGTTAAGGCCTTTATTGTCTTAAAGGAACATATCGATGGATCCGACGAGCTTGTCAGGGAGCTTCAGAATCACGTGAAGCATCTCACGGCGCCTTACAAATATCCGCGGAAAATCGAATTTGTGGATGATCTGCCGAAGACGAGTTCCGGTAAAATTCGTCGAATCGAGCTGCGTGAACAGGAGAAGCGAAACGCAGACAACGGCAACATCTAA
- a CDS encoding ABC transporter ATP-binding protein: MNLQFELSEQDHHAVMEALDEPITYCVPADLALDGRRTNGFFVIGETKWAVVLEGEVLETCAIHETSDYKVIPLVGNVIMEATHRDIRRIIIRSTMQHAARVTYMAQILNYMSSNSKIRIYNNEAEQICTNCGGALVPGTRLCPKCMNKAAAFKKLWQVSKSHWRMLVFGLIILCVMSVVTLTGPYFQKILVNSALAPPAGQSANLTMFWIAIGGIVFGLVAGELLGVLRGRVMARVSSRIAADLRNLVFDKVQSLSLGFLTSQRAGDMMNRITSDTDRIRNLIQEVFTMALFQVIMLISVGALLFSTDWRLALIIILPAPLVAYIQYFVWRVVLRKLFHQQWRVFDKANSFLHDVLSGIRVVKSFGKEEREIKRFRQYNREFAMAAIKSENVYSYLSPISFYLIQIGQYFVLLVGCNMILGNELSLGELIQFTGYAAMIYGPLAWLMNIPRWIANALISIERVFSVIDEQPEINDSEKSVAHQLHGTITFNDVTFGYKSYEPVLKSINFEIKQGEMIGLVGHSGAGKSTFINLISRFYDVNEGSIQIDGVDIRDIKQEDLRSQVGVVLQETLLFSGTIMENIRYSKPSATLEEVIQAAKIANAHDFIIKSPDGYDTKLDENGNNISGGERQRLAIARAVLNNPRILILDEATASLDIETESEIQEALKRVTQNRTTIAIAHRLATLKNADRLLVLEKGAVAEVGTHDELMHEEGIYYKLVMAQRNMSKAKSETVLELEEAVNS, encoded by the coding sequence ATGAATCTGCAATTCGAACTGTCCGAGCAAGATCATCATGCGGTAATGGAAGCTCTGGATGAGCCCATTACGTACTGCGTTCCGGCAGATTTAGCGCTTGATGGAAGACGAACGAACGGTTTTTTTGTCATCGGGGAGACGAAATGGGCGGTTGTCTTGGAAGGTGAAGTGCTTGAGACGTGTGCCATCCATGAGACGAGCGATTACAAAGTGATTCCGCTCGTTGGCAACGTCATTATGGAAGCGACCCATCGTGATATTCGAAGAATTATCATTCGGAGCACGATGCAGCATGCGGCACGAGTGACTTACATGGCACAAATCCTCAATTATATGTCTTCGAACAGCAAGATACGAATCTATAATAATGAGGCAGAACAGATCTGTACGAACTGTGGAGGTGCACTCGTTCCAGGTACGCGCTTATGTCCGAAATGCATGAACAAAGCCGCAGCCTTCAAGAAGCTTTGGCAGGTTTCAAAATCACACTGGCGAATGCTTGTTTTTGGACTTATTATCCTTTGTGTGATGTCTGTTGTGACGTTAACGGGACCTTATTTTCAGAAAATCCTCGTAAACTCAGCGTTAGCGCCGCCTGCTGGCCAGAGCGCTAACCTAACGATGTTCTGGATTGCGATTGGCGGGATTGTGTTCGGATTGGTTGCGGGGGAATTGCTAGGTGTTCTTCGAGGAAGAGTCATGGCACGTGTCAGCTCCAGAATTGCCGCGGATCTACGAAATCTCGTATTTGATAAAGTGCAGAGTCTGTCTCTCGGATTCCTTACGTCCCAGCGCGCCGGCGATATGATGAATCGGATCACGTCGGACACAGACCGGATTCGAAATTTGATTCAAGAAGTATTCACGATGGCCTTGTTCCAAGTCATCATGCTGATATCGGTAGGCGCACTCTTGTTCAGTACGGATTGGCGGCTGGCTCTGATCATTATTTTGCCGGCACCACTCGTTGCCTATATTCAATATTTCGTGTGGCGCGTTGTGCTGCGCAAATTATTCCATCAGCAATGGCGCGTCTTCGATAAAGCGAACTCCTTCCTCCACGATGTCTTGAGTGGGATCCGTGTCGTGAAGTCCTTCGGGAAGGAAGAACGGGAAATTAAACGGTTCAGGCAATATAATCGTGAATTCGCAATGGCCGCGATAAAGAGTGAAAACGTATACAGCTATCTGTCGCCGATTTCATTCTATCTCATTCAGATTGGACAATATTTCGTCTTGCTCGTTGGTTGCAACATGATTCTGGGGAATGAACTATCGCTTGGGGAATTGATCCAGTTCACAGGTTATGCGGCAATGATCTATGGTCCACTCGCTTGGCTCATGAATATCCCAAGATGGATTGCGAATGCATTGATCTCGATTGAACGCGTTTTTTCGGTTATTGATGAACAGCCGGAGATTAACGATTCCGAGAAATCAGTCGCACATCAATTGCATGGGACAATAACTTTCAACGATGTGACATTCGGATATAAATCATATGAGCCGGTCCTGAAATCGATTAATTTCGAGATCAAGCAAGGGGAGATGATCGGACTTGTCGGGCATTCGGGTGCGGGCAAATCGACGTTCATCAATCTGATCTCTCGGTTCTATGATGTGAATGAGGGTTCGATCCAGATTGATGGCGTGGACATTCGTGACATCAAGCAAGAGGATCTTCGCTCGCAAGTCGGCGTCGTTCTGCAAGAGACTTTACTGTTCAGCGGCACGATTATGGAGAATATCCGGTATTCGAAACCGAGTGCAACACTAGAAGAAGTCATCCAGGCTGCTAAGATCGCGAACGCGCATGATTTTATTATCAAATCGCCGGACGGTTATGATACGAAGCTCGATGAGAACGGTAACAATATTTCCGGAGGCGAGAGACAGCGTCTGGCCATTGCCCGGGCGGTGCTTAACAATCCTCGGATTCTCATCTTGGATGAAGCCACGGCGTCACTCGATATTGAGACCGAGTCTGAAATCCAAGAAGCGCTGAAGCGGGTAACGCAGAATCGCACGACGATTGCCATTGCGCATCGACTAGCAACATTGAAGAACGCAGACCGTCTACTGGTGTTAGAGAAGGGGGCTGTCGCTGAAGTGGGCACTCATGATGAACTCATGCACGAGGAAGGGATATATTATAAATTGGTTATGGCACAGCGAAATATGTCCAAAGCGAAGTCTGAGACGGTGTTAGAGCTAGAAGAAGCGGTGAATAGTTAG
- a CDS encoding DUF1854 domain-containing protein, with protein sequence MQSTAEERTDLSVAAQLNYLTAENATFRKTEGNMLAVHVGDEDVQGVYLHCSFPHTNKRIYISVRTSEHKEIGIIKALDEDFPPEIAQLLEEQMDIRYFAPVITKVISIKEEFGYSYWHAETSAGQCHFTVRSGGGNVKSVTENKLLVIDVDGNRFVIENVKQLSEKEYRMVEMCI encoded by the coding sequence ATGCAATCGACAGCTGAAGAACGTACGGATTTATCAGTGGCTGCACAGTTAAATTACTTAACGGCTGAGAATGCAACTTTCCGTAAGACAGAGGGCAATATGCTCGCTGTTCACGTGGGAGATGAAGATGTTCAAGGGGTGTATTTGCACTGTTCCTTCCCGCACACGAACAAAAGGATCTATATTTCCGTACGGACAAGTGAACATAAAGAAATAGGCATCATCAAAGCATTGGATGAAGACTTTCCGCCAGAAATTGCACAGCTGCTGGAAGAGCAAATGGATATTCGTTATTTCGCGCCCGTCATAACGAAAGTGATCTCGATCAAAGAAGAGTTCGGCTATTCTTATTGGCATGCAGAGACAAGTGCAGGACAATGTCACTTTACAGTCCGCAGCGGCGGAGGAAATGTGAAATCGGTGACTGAGAACAAGCTGCTGGTCATCGATGTCGATGGCAATCGGTTCGTGATTGAAAATGTGAAGCAGCTGAGCGAGAAGGAATACCGGATGGTGGAAATGTGTATATAG
- a CDS encoding ABC transporter ATP-binding protein, with protein MNQKLKAEVLSVLQQVEAGDVVYWMHCDRSKDGKGFASTYLILTNVALHIVSSTEGQITQKIFKGIHRTPKEAPRTPTYQFVESIPLHRMESISIVNLVASGLVVIREQEDRAIGAFTNGEMSRAAKLASFVTKLKNQEEIYGDEIEEHAEQTSCPKCGMIYPEEGRQICPKCMKKHAIFGRLLSIAGGYKSLIVLIVLFMLLNSASGLVIPYLQGTVLFDQALNNTGAFAGQIGLVIVLILAFRTISLGFGVVFSMLNAKLAANVAFDLKASVFESMQRLSLNFFQKKQTGQLMTRVNNDATELQYFFVDGISFFIVNAMNIIGITMVMLIMDWKLTLICFIPIPIVILLMRWVFPKLWRLSWRRHRRVSILNALISDSIRGTRVVKAFGKERQESERFQRANYNFSDAEQSFNLMGSTIFPILNMLTQIGGILIWAFGGWKVIGGEISFGQIMTFVSYIYMLYGPIQFMNNIVNWWSYCMTAAQRIFEIQDAVPEVAEQPNPVHLERMKGEIHVSNMTFGYEPNKPVLQNVTFRAKPGQMIGVVGHSGAGKSTLVNLISRLYDVTAGEIRIDGHNVRSLSIASMRNQIGIVSQEVYVFIGTIAENIAYADPDCTMEDIIHAAKIANAHDFITKLPDGYDTIVGTGGHNLSGGEKQRISIARAVLHNPRILILDEATASLDTETELQIQEALESLVEGRTTIAIAHRLSTLRNADYLLVMDSGKVVEEGTHEQLLAKDGMYAGMVKKHDEALKMREVV; from the coding sequence ATGAACCAAAAGTTGAAAGCTGAAGTGCTGTCTGTTCTACAACAGGTGGAAGCAGGCGATGTTGTCTATTGGATGCATTGTGATCGGAGCAAGGATGGCAAAGGTTTCGCCAGTACGTATTTAATTCTTACGAACGTCGCACTTCATATCGTATCGAGTACAGAGGGTCAGATTACACAAAAAATATTCAAGGGGATTCATCGAACGCCAAAAGAAGCACCGCGAACGCCTACATATCAGTTCGTAGAATCCATTCCATTACACCGTATGGAGTCCATATCTATTGTTAATTTAGTTGCCTCCGGACTCGTCGTCATCCGCGAACAAGAAGATCGCGCCATCGGCGCCTTCACGAACGGGGAGATGTCGAGAGCAGCTAAGCTGGCCTCCTTCGTTACGAAGCTGAAGAATCAGGAAGAGATTTACGGGGACGAGATTGAGGAGCATGCGGAACAAACGTCGTGTCCGAAATGCGGCATGATCTACCCGGAGGAAGGCAGGCAGATTTGTCCGAAATGTATGAAGAAACACGCGATCTTCGGCCGATTGCTCTCGATCGCAGGCGGGTACAAGAGTCTTATTGTTCTTATTGTTCTATTTATGTTATTGAATTCGGCATCGGGGCTTGTCATCCCTTACTTGCAAGGGACGGTACTCTTCGATCAAGCGCTGAATAATACAGGTGCTTTTGCTGGTCAGATTGGCCTTGTCATTGTACTTATTCTTGCGTTTCGTACGATATCACTCGGATTTGGCGTCGTGTTCAGCATGCTGAATGCCAAGCTCGCTGCGAATGTTGCCTTTGATCTCAAAGCTAGTGTATTCGAGTCCATGCAGCGCCTCTCGCTTAATTTCTTCCAGAAGAAGCAGACGGGACAGCTGATGACTCGCGTCAATAATGATGCAACGGAATTACAGTATTTTTTCGTCGACGGCATATCGTTTTTTATTGTGAATGCGATGAACATCATCGGAATCACGATGGTAATGCTTATCATGGATTGGAAGCTTACGTTGATTTGTTTCATTCCGATTCCAATTGTCATTCTGCTCATGCGCTGGGTATTTCCGAAGCTATGGCGATTATCTTGGCGCAGACACCGGCGGGTGAGCATTTTGAATGCCCTGATCAGTGATTCGATCCGCGGAACGCGTGTCGTGAAGGCATTCGGCAAGGAGCGTCAAGAGTCGGAACGTTTCCAGCGGGCGAATTATAATTTCTCGGATGCGGAGCAGTCATTTAACCTCATGGGCAGCACGATCTTCCCAATCCTGAATATGCTCACGCAAATTGGAGGCATTCTCATCTGGGCATTCGGCGGTTGGAAGGTTATAGGCGGGGAAATCTCCTTCGGTCAGATTATGACGTTCGTCAGCTACATTTACATGCTCTACGGACCGATTCAATTCATGAACAATATCGTGAACTGGTGGTCGTATTGCATGACGGCTGCGCAGCGGATTTTCGAAATACAAGATGCTGTGCCCGAAGTTGCAGAACAACCGAATCCGGTTCACCTGGAGCGCATGAAAGGCGAGATCCATGTATCGAATATGACATTCGGATATGAACCGAATAAGCCAGTCCTTCAAAATGTCACGTTTCGAGCGAAACCGGGTCAAATGATCGGGGTGGTCGGACATTCAGGTGCAGGCAAATCAACACTCGTCAATCTGATCTCGCGTCTCTATGATGTGACGGCAGGCGAGATTCGAATTGACGGCCATAATGTACGCAGCTTGAGCATTGCATCCATGCGGAATCAAATCGGGATCGTATCTCAAGAAGTATACGTCTTCATCGGTACGATTGCGGAGAACATCGCTTATGCTGACCCTGATTGTACGATGGAGGATATTATCCACGCAGCGAAAATCGCGAACGCGCACGATTTCATCACGAAGCTCCCAGACGGCTACGATACGATCGTCGGTACTGGCGGACATAATCTATCTGGCGGGGAGAAGCAGCGAATTTCGATTGCGAGAGCTGTCCTGCATAACCCGCGGATCCTGATCCTCGACGAAGCAACAGCATCGCTGGATACAGAGACTGAGCTCCAAATCCAGGAGGCGCTCGAATCGCTCGTAGAAGGAAGAACGACGATCGCGATCGCACATCGTTTATCGACCTTAAGAAATGCAGACTATCTCCTCGTCATGGATAGCGGGAAAGTCGTTGAAGAAGGGACGCATGAACAATTGCTTGCGAAGGATGGCATGTATGCTGGCATGGTGAAGAAGCATGATGAAGCGTTGAAAATGAGAGAGGTGGTCTAA
- a CDS encoding bifunctional 2-methylcitrate dehydratase/aconitate hydratase, which yields MSQYQPAARPDPDQLFVDIALYVKEYSVDSEEAYHTARLCLMDTLGCGLLALKYPECTKLLGPIVPGTIVPNGARIPGTAYQTDPVNAAFNIGTMIRWLDFNDTWLAAEWGHPSDNLGGILATADYLSRCRVAAGVAPLLMRDVLTAMIKAHEIQGVLALANSFNRVGLDHVILVKVASTAVITAMLGGTQDDVITAVSHAWLDGHPLRAYRHAPNTGTRKSWAAGDATSRAVQLVLMTMKGEMGYPTALTAKIWGFQDVLFRSQPLRLERPLQSYVMENILFKIAFPAEFHGQTAVECALQLHPKVIHRLSEIDLIQITTHESALRIIDKTGPLHNPADRDHCLQYMVAIALLHGTLHADHYEDDAAADPRIDALRQKMILIEDERYSREYLDEHRRSIANSIQIIFLDGTATDKVEIEYPIGHRRRREEGIPLLMEKFESNVRSRFAAKQASGIIDMCSNQEEIERMPVHLFMDRFAST from the coding sequence ATGTCCCAATATCAGCCTGCTGCGAGACCTGATCCCGATCAACTCTTTGTTGACATTGCGCTTTATGTGAAAGAGTACTCGGTTGATAGCGAAGAAGCGTATCATACTGCAAGATTGTGTCTCATGGATACCTTAGGCTGTGGACTGCTAGCATTGAAGTATCCTGAATGTACGAAGCTTCTGGGTCCTATTGTACCTGGGACGATTGTGCCGAACGGTGCCCGTATTCCTGGCACTGCTTATCAGACGGATCCGGTGAATGCCGCTTTCAATATCGGGACAATGATCCGCTGGTTGGATTTCAACGACACATGGTTAGCCGCCGAGTGGGGGCATCCTTCTGATAATTTAGGTGGGATTCTAGCCACGGCGGATTACCTAAGTCGATGTCGAGTTGCCGCTGGAGTAGCTCCGCTGCTGATGAGGGATGTGCTTACAGCGATGATTAAGGCTCATGAGATTCAAGGTGTCCTCGCACTGGCGAATAGCTTCAATCGTGTAGGCCTCGATCATGTGATTCTCGTTAAGGTCGCATCGACAGCTGTCATTACAGCGATGCTAGGCGGAACGCAAGATGATGTCATTACAGCTGTATCTCATGCATGGCTTGATGGGCATCCGCTGCGAGCTTACCGACATGCGCCAAACACGGGAACGCGGAAGTCGTGGGCAGCGGGAGATGCGACCAGTCGCGCCGTCCAATTAGTACTGATGACAATGAAGGGAGAGATGGGGTACCCTACAGCCTTAACTGCGAAGATATGGGGCTTCCAAGATGTATTGTTCCGTAGTCAGCCCCTTCGGCTTGAACGTCCGCTTCAGTCCTATGTCATGGAGAACATTTTGTTCAAAATCGCATTTCCTGCGGAATTTCATGGGCAGACAGCGGTCGAGTGCGCGTTGCAGCTGCATCCGAAGGTCATTCATCGTCTATCAGAGATCGACCTGATTCAGATCACAACACATGAGTCAGCGCTGCGGATTATCGATAAGACGGGTCCGCTGCATAATCCTGCGGATCGAGATCACTGCCTGCAATATATGGTGGCGATAGCTCTTCTTCATGGCACGCTCCATGCGGATCACTATGAGGATGATGCTGCGGCGGATCCTCGTATTGATGCCTTGCGTCAGAAGATGATCCTGATTGAAGATGAGCGGTATTCCCGTGAGTATCTGGATGAGCATCGACGCTCCATCGCGAATAGTATTCAGATTATATTCCTAGATGGGACAGCAACCGATAAAGTAGAGATTGAGTATCCGATCGGACATCGGAGGCGAAGAGAGGAGGGGATTCCTCTATTAATGGAGAAGTTCGAATCCAATGTGCGAAGCCGATTTGCAGCGAAGCAAGCAAGCGGCATCATCGACATGTGTTCGAATCAAGAGGAGATCGAACGGATGCCAGTGCATCTGTTCATGGATCGATTTGCATCTACTTGA
- the prpC gene encoding bifunctional 2-methylcitrate synthase/citrate synthase → MTNRHQSGLADVIAGETAISTVGKEGKGLTYRGYAIQDLARAGTFEETAFLLLYGKLPNSDELQQYRAKLMGLREMPAGLMHILEQLPASTHPMDVLRTGISALGAFEPEYDGGAAQDIADRLIAVSASMLLYWVHFHGKGVRIETATDSPSIAGHFLALLHGKEASELDQRALDASLILYAEHEFNASTFAARITASTRSDFYAAITTGVAALRGPLHGGANEAAMALIEQFDSADAAEAGIREMLARKELIMGFGHRVYSVSDPRSDIIKAWSRTLSEEAGDIMLYEISERIETVMWNEKRLFPNLDFYSASAYRMMGIPTPLFTPLFVISRISGWSAHIREQREVNRIIRPQADYTGPELTAWVPIHQRT, encoded by the coding sequence ATGACGAATCGGCATCAGAGCGGCTTAGCAGATGTCATCGCAGGCGAGACAGCGATATCAACGGTGGGTAAAGAAGGGAAAGGACTTACGTACCGAGGTTATGCGATTCAAGATCTTGCACGCGCTGGGACATTCGAAGAAACGGCCTTCTTGCTCCTCTATGGGAAGCTTCCGAACAGTGATGAGCTGCAGCAATATCGGGCGAAGCTAATGGGATTAAGAGAAATGCCAGCCGGGCTTATGCATATACTCGAACAATTGCCTGCCTCGACTCATCCGATGGACGTCCTGCGCACGGGCATTTCTGCACTAGGTGCATTTGAGCCTGAGTACGATGGTGGTGCTGCTCAGGATATTGCGGATCGTCTGATTGCGGTTAGCGCATCGATGCTGCTCTATTGGGTGCATTTCCACGGCAAGGGTGTACGAATAGAAACGGCAACCGATAGCCCGTCTATCGCAGGCCATTTTCTTGCTTTGTTGCATGGCAAAGAAGCGAGTGAACTCGATCAACGAGCCTTGGACGCCTCACTCATTCTTTATGCGGAACATGAATTTAATGCATCCACGTTTGCTGCCCGCATTACGGCGTCCACGCGATCTGACTTCTACGCTGCGATCACGACCGGGGTCGCAGCGCTTAGAGGTCCTCTTCACGGCGGCGCGAACGAAGCGGCGATGGCGTTAATTGAACAATTCGATAGCGCGGATGCAGCGGAGGCTGGGATTCGCGAGATGTTAGCTCGGAAGGAATTGATTATGGGATTTGGGCACCGCGTCTATTCCGTATCTGACCCGCGGTCCGATATTATTAAGGCTTGGTCGAGGACGCTATCGGAAGAAGCAGGCGATATAATGCTCTACGAGATTTCTGAGCGGATCGAGACGGTGATGTGGAACGAAAAACGGCTGTTCCCGAATCTTGATTTCTACAGCGCTTCAGCTTACCGAATGATGGGCATCCCTACGCCACTCTTCACACCGCTCTTCGTCATCTCCCGAATTAGCGGTTGGTCAGCGCATATTCGAGAGCAGCGTGAGGTCAATCGAATTATTCGTCCGCAAGCAGATTATACAGGTCCGGAGCTGACAGCTTGGGTGCCAATCCATCAGCGCACATGA
- the prpB gene encoding methylisocitrate lyase, translated as MVHTPGQKLRQAIEVEQPLQVVGAINAYSAMMAEQVGFQALYLSGAGIANASYGLPDLGMTTLQDCLEDIRRITSATDLPLLVDADTGFGGAFQIARMMQEMHRAGAAGIHIEDQVAAKRCGHRPNKAIVPQAEMVDRIKAAVDARIDPHFVIMARTDAIAVEGLEAAIERACACVQAGADMIFPEAVTNLEDYRRFTEHVQVPVLANLTEFGRTPLYTIEELQAAGVRIALYPLSAFRAMSAAAMEVYRVIRRDGTQVHMVDRMQTRAELYDVLDYESYEQKLDRLFAAERSDPS; from the coding sequence ATGGTGCATACACCTGGTCAAAAATTACGACAGGCCATCGAGGTGGAACAGCCACTTCAAGTTGTAGGCGCCATCAATGCTTATTCAGCCATGATGGCGGAACAGGTCGGATTTCAAGCGCTCTATCTCTCCGGCGCGGGGATAGCCAATGCATCCTATGGGCTTCCGGATCTTGGTATGACAACACTGCAAGATTGTCTGGAGGATATTAGACGAATCACGAGCGCGACGGACTTACCGCTGCTTGTCGACGCAGATACAGGCTTTGGCGGCGCATTCCAGATCGCTAGGATGATGCAAGAGATGCATCGCGCCGGTGCTGCCGGCATTCATATTGAGGACCAAGTTGCCGCCAAGCGGTGCGGGCATCGCCCCAATAAAGCCATAGTCCCTCAAGCGGAAATGGTCGATCGCATCAAAGCGGCTGTGGATGCACGCATCGATCCACATTTCGTCATTATGGCGCGAACAGATGCGATCGCCGTTGAGGGACTTGAGGCGGCAATTGAACGCGCTTGCGCATGCGTTCAGGCAGGTGCGGATATGATCTTCCCCGAAGCGGTGACGAATCTGGAGGATTACAGGCGGTTCACAGAACATGTCCAAGTTCCAGTGCTTGCGAATCTTACGGAGTTCGGTCGAACCCCGCTCTATACGATTGAGGAGCTGCAAGCTGCGGGCGTGCGCATCGCGCTCTATCCATTGTCTGCCTTCCGAGCCATGTCAGCGGCAGCCATGGAGGTCTATCGGGTTATTCGACGGGACGGGACGCAGGTTCACATGGTAGATCGAATGCAGACGCGGGCAGAATTGTATGATGTGCTCGATTATGAGAGCTATGAACAGAAGCTGGATCGGTTATTCGCTGCGGAGAGGAGTGATCCATCATGA